A region of the Zonotrichia leucophrys gambelii isolate GWCS_2022_RI chromosome 14, RI_Zleu_2.0, whole genome shotgun sequence genome:
CATGCCAGTGAGGCCTGTGATTTTCAAAAAGgtagagcagctctgtgctttctgTTTGTACAGCCATGCCCCCCTTCTTTTCAGAGCACTTAACTCATTACCCCTTTAAATTATGTGACAGACGCTGTCATTCAAAAAAAGTTACCAGCTCTGGATCAATGCTGTGTTCTGACACTTGGCATCAGCCTGCTCAGTTATCAATGTAACATTTTGAAGGGCAGCATATCAGCAGTGTTAACTATTTAAAAGATAATCAATGATTCTTTCCAGCAACCACAGCACTGATAGGACAGGCATATTCTTCCAACCAATATCTGCTCAAAACACTGATTATGCAAGTTATAATTTAAGTTGTTATGAGTAGCTTATTAGTaccaccacagccccagagaGTGATTAATGCAGATTGCAGCTTGCACAGGAAAGGTAAACACGctcaggggagggagggagagctgaagcaggaaaaagaagCGGCTGTGCAAAGGGGGCACGTTCAGATGGCGAGAACTGCCTAGGAAATAAATCGCTGTACagtttatttctctgttttcccctgAAAACACGGCGAACATTCACGTTGTGGCGCGGCACGTGAGAAGGCTGGGCAGGAGCGCACCCGAACAAAGCAGCGGCTCTGCCCggcccgggggctgcggggccgccCGCACCGACCACGGCGGGGACGCTCCGGGAGCCCGCAGGCGGCGGACACAGAACGGAAAAACCCCGGAGAGCCCAAGCGCGGGGGGAGGCGGCAGCGCCGCTCGGGGCACGGCGATGAGCGCGGGTGGGCACGGCCCGGGGCACGGACCCAGCGGCACCGCCCGGAGCAGCGCCCGCCGGGACCGCCCCGCCCGCGGCACCGGCGCAGCGCCCGTGCGGCCGCTCCCGCGGGCTGTCCCCGCGCTGCGGGGCTGCGCCTCGGGGGGCCCTGCCGTgagggggcggcggcgcggggccccCCGAGCACAACCGGCCGCGGCGGGCACGGGCGAGCCCCGCCGCCCGCGGCGTCGCCCGGGCCGTGCCGAGCCCGGCCgagccccgcgccgcccccggcGCTCCCCCGCAGCCCGGGCGGACGGGAAGAGCTCCGGTCCAATTCACTCACCTCCGCGGCGCCCAGCGGCTCTGCCTCCACCGCATCACTTCCGGGCGAGCGCTCAGCTGGCGGACGCGCCGTGACGTGCCGTGACGTACCGTGACGTGGCGCGCGAGGGGCGGGGCGCGCGGCGCCGCAGGCGCggtgagggcagggcagggaaggcgGCGGCTCGCGCCTCCCGCGCCCACCGGAGCGGGGGCacccggcggggcggggccgcggcgcgACTGCACCAAGGTAAAGCGGGGACGGGGGGGGGGAAGGCGGGCTTACACGcggggagggcagagggaggggaaaggcCGGAGGTGCGTGGGGTGGGCCTAACCCCCCTCTGCTTTGCGTGTTGGTTCCCCCGGGCTGCGGGGGCAAGGCCGCCccggccgccagggggcgcaAGGACGCGCTGCATACCCACAGCGCCTCCCAGTGGCCGCGCGCTTCCAGGCTGTGGGGAGCGGCAGCGCCATCTTGACAAGGGCAGCGGCTGTGGGGGCGCCCGGTGTGGGCAGGACTCAATGATCCACAGCAGTCTGTGGTCCACAGGAATCATTGACCTACAGTGGCCTGTGACCCACAGTGCTCAGTGATCCACAGATGTTTGGGATCCGCAGGGCTCATTGACCTACAGTAGTCTGTGATGTGACCCACAGAGCTCATTGACTCAGAGCAGTCTTTGACCCACAGCACTCCAagcccccagtgcccacagTGCTCAATGTCCACAGGCCTTGGTGCCCTCAGCCTTCATCGACCCACAGCAGTCTGTGGCACCAGGGATCATTGACCCACAGGGCTCAGTGCCCACAGTGCTCCCTGACCCACAGGAGAAGGCAGCGTCTTAAGCTGTGCCagtggtttaggttggacatgaGGAAGACcatcacagaaagggtgattagaGGTGGGAATGGGCTGCCCACTTTGGTGCTGGAGTGTTAAGGAAAGCCTGGACGTGCCCTGGTTGGCAGGGTGGTGTTTGGTCACACACTGCACTTGGTGGGCTCAGAGGTCTTTAATAACTCACCTGATTCACAGCCCTCCATGTCCTCAGCCGTGCTGTGGTTCTCAAATAGCAACTAAAAATCATGTCTATCAATGAGTTTCATTGAGTGACCCTCAGAATTAAGCACGAAAAGGGTCAGGGAGGATTTTGTCTCTGCTAGCATTAATATTTATACCTGTTCTCGGGCTTGGGAGCGTTTCTAATGCTGGGAAATATTTCTATTCGGGCATTCAGTTGCATTTGGCTGGAAGCCAAGGTATGAATAAGGTGCATAAATCTATACTGGAGCTTGTGTCTATGTTGTTATATTTCTGTATGCTTCTATATTATATAAGCAAGGCCATCCAAGGATAGCTGAGAATTCATTTTCTCCACTAAATTTCTCATTCTGCATTAAAATCTTTCTCTGCTTGGAAGTAATAGAGAACGAAAcacacaggagaagaaaattatatGAAAGCATGAACAACAGGGTTGGACAGGACTGGAGACGAGTTCATATTGCTTTAGAGTTTACCTGGACACTGTGTGCTTTTCATGAGAAAGCTCAGAAATAAGTAAAGCAACTTTTTTCgtttcccttcccccttcccacaGTCTAAGTCACCATTTCTGTTCTTCctgaggctcctgcagcacaggaggcaCTCCCAGGGCAAGTCTGTATGTCCTGCTAAAACCAGACAATGCCTCGACCACCTCAGACTAAGAGAATGAAAACCCAGTGAACAAAAGCAACTAGTTAAGGGTTTCCACCTTTATTTatgcaagtgaaaaaaattttgtAGAACCTTAATTTTGTGCAAATTGGCTTATTTGAACTGACATAGGAAACAGTGATAAAATCCATGTCCTTGCTTTTACTATTTAATTATATTCTCTTTGCATGCAGTTTGCTTTTTCTGATCAAAAGACTGCTCCATATGCAAAAGCAAGCTTAAAAGAGATCCAAGTTCAGTCAGAAATCTGAGGCACAGATAGAACAGCAGAGTTCCCATCCCAGCTGATGAACAATGTGAGTACAATGACTTAGGGAGTCTGGTTCAGAGGTGTTGATCAGGGTTTCAGATCAGTTTGCCAGCAGAAAGACACTGGCATGAgaaaatcctaaaccctgtgaAAGTCACCCTGCTTTTAGATACCATTACAGAATATCTTGGTTCAGTAACTTCATTCTTTTTCATCAAATCTGCATATATTTATGATTGCAGATGGAAAGAGTGAGAAATAAATCTTTGAGTCAAATTGATGGGAATGTCTGGAAATTTGCAGGCTTGTGTCACTGGTAGAAATGAGGATGTAACACCATCATGGAAGAACATGATCTTTCATTCTAGTAATTTTTCACCACGTGGAGATGGAATACTTTAGCTGTGATTGAGGTTTTGCTAGGATTTGGGTTTGTctgaatctttaaaaaaaagttatgaaTGTTCAATCAAGAATGAAAATcaaatgaaattttcattttgccaGTACATACTGCAGCCATGTGTGGTCAGCGTTTGCAGGGTATTGTCACAGGCCACTGAGTCATTGATTTCAgtaaaagaagacaaaattacTTCTGTGGAAACTAGATTTTGAAACTTAATATTGCTGGAAGGCATGTGACCTATCCAGCTCTCACAGGAGCCTGTGACCCCTTCTCTGCCCCCTGTGCCACAGGAACTCATTGTCTCAGTTGTTGTCCCTCAAGGAAATGACAGCCCAACCACACTGCTGCCTGAGGAGCCACAGACTCATTGTGGCAGACTTGCATGAAAGATGAATATGGATTACTGACCTCTGTGCTGTGGAGAGCTCTGAAAGGAATgattgattatctgctgcatTAGCAGCAGGAGAGAGACTGCAGGTCACTTTTTAGCTAAGTGGCATCATTTAACtcctttaaaaatccccagATATGTGAATTTTTCTGTATATCTTTAAATAAACATTAGCCAGAGAGGGCATTTGAAAATATTAGCTGTAGATTGGCATACAGACTGGATTGTGGGCACATGGTATGAACATGGGGCTGTTCCCTACTACAGTGTTGATACACCAGGGTCTTGAATGGCATCATTTATTCAGTAACAGGGATGTGAGCACAGCTTCATTTGGAAGGCAGTCAGCCCAGCACTTTGTCACTGTGTCTTCAGACTCCTTGCCAGTAGCAAACCAGCTGTCAAATAGAAGTTGTGTTGCTgctaaataaaacattttacatCTTAGAAGCACAAAGCTGccttttcaaattatttcatgcAGGGTTTtgttccccatgtcccctgaACAAACCCACTTTCAGCACCAGCACTAGGTGTGTTTTACTAACATGTGCCCCAGTTAGCTGGGGTGTGAAAGAAGAGATCAATTgttttaaaatcccttttttccccacgGGCTCTTCCTTTCAACCTTTATTTCCTAAAAACCTCTATGTACTCATTGCTGGCAGATTTTGTGCTTAAAGTGAGTAGCTAATGCTTGATTTGAGAAGACAGGATGAAATAAAATAGACTTACAGCTTCACcaaaggagctgtgcagaggagGAGGGTGCTGGACGTGTGTTCCCAGGCAAgcatccctgctgggcagcagctgaggttcagctgctcctgggtcTGCAGTCAGTCCTGGTGCAGCCTgtctgctgtcctggctgtgctctggcacTGCACTCCTGGGGTCACTGCATAGTGCACTTGGCAGAttcctttcattatttttatatgaacTTTTAGTTTAAATTCTAGACAAGTCTGCAAATAGCAAAATAAGACTGGTGTTTCATTGATTATTCAGATTACTGAACTTTTGGGTCAAGCATCTAACAATCCAGAGGAGGGactatttgttttaattaacaGTGATAAAAGTTTGCACGTTCGCCATGCAGTGAGCCATTAAGCGCTCAGATCTCCTTTGGAGTTTGGTACAATGGGAGGTTTCAGGTGCCTGATTGATAAGGGGGGTGTGTGGGACCAGGGTGCTGCCggctctgcccacagccagcgGGCTCCTCTGCCTTGGCTCTCTTCAGAGCCCAAATTCCAGCACTGGCTCCCAACTGCGACCTCCTCTGTTCCCCTCCTTTGGAGTTTGGGTACAATGGGAGGTTTCAGGTGCCTGATTGATCAGGGGGGTGTGTGGGACCGGCTCTGCCCACACCCAGCAGGGCTCCTCTGGGAGGCAGCGCTCGGCTCCCTCCAGAGCCCAGACTGCAGCGCTGGGTCCCAGCTGTGACCTCCTCTGTTCCCCACTGGCACAGCCCCCTCTGACCTCTCCCGGTTTGCTTTGTGGCAGTGAACAGCCGAAATTTGCTCAGCTAATACAATAGCCCTGTGCTTTCTGCCAGAAACGCCTGTGGTTAACCTCTGTGGGCTGCACGCTGCAGTAAAATGAAGGGTGGCAGAAGTTAAACAATGGGTGTGACTACCACAAGATGGGTGTTAGTGGGAAAGTGGTGTAACATCCACTTAGCATTCCAGAGATGTGAAATATAATTATGATTTAAATGCCAAAGATGTAAGTTGAAAGATGAGTAAGTACAAGGACATGAAAGCCTCCCTTATCTTCCTTTCTATCCCACTCAGAATCATTTTGCACACCCACAAAACTAATACAAGTGGTGTCACTTGATGAAATTGCACCTGATACATGACTTGTACCATCACTTACATTTCTGTCAGTGTGGGCACTGTTTATACCAAAGGAAAAATTCCAATCTCATTTACAACATTTTAAGTTGGAAGTAATTTTGCTCTCAGTGGAATTACTCCCTATTTATACTCCCACTCAGATCAGAATCTGACCCAGGCTTTGAATTTTGTCTTATTTGCTCTCATCCTCTCCTATCATAGACAGAAGTCCTCAATCTGCAAAGGGCTCCTCATACCTTCATTTATGTATCTTTGCAGAAATGGCCTATGAGCAGGTCTGTAATGATAATTGTTGACTAaatgagccctgggagcagctggttGCTGAGTAGAGATGAGTAGCTGCTTAATGTCTTTTACATCATCCAGCCTATGtgggaaggagagcaggaatgcagAAGGGCAGCCCATGGTGAGGGGCTCCACAGTTCTGTAGCAATTCCAGCACAGAGGAGTAAAGAAGGAAAGACTGAGTTGTAGGTGGGGGAGGGGGAGCAACTGGTGGGGAAATTAATTGTTGGTTCTAGAGTTTTCAATAAAATCTTTCTGAACAGATTCAAGAATGTCTAAAACCCAAGGGCAGCAGGTGTAGTCAGCTCTGAACAAAGGGCATGTGCTGTCCCAAACTGTCACTTAGGAAATTGTCTGATGCATAGATCAGAATTGAAACctgcattttaaacatttttaccCCCAGCAttgttccttttattttctctatggATTACATGAAAACCTAACctgttttcagcttctcagaggTGACACCTTCAGATAAAAGCAGAGGAGGGAAGTCAGGAGAGGCTCTAGGTGAGGCCGGGATTTGTGACTCTGCTTGTGCTGAGTTAACCCTTGTAACTGAACTGGTTTTCTGTACAAAATATGCACCTAGCAGGGGGAAGCAGTGATTTTTCAGATACAGGTACATCTGGGCCTTCGTGTCTGACTGATTTCACTGCCTGAAATGGAGCTCTAGAGTGGATAAAGTGAAGCACTTACTCCAAGCTGTTTGATGAGCTGGGACTACCTAGTTATATTATTGTGGAATTCATTTCCTAGAAATACTATAAACATTTACTAGAAGTACTTTCTGCTGTGTaggaagaataattttatatctgggggaaaaatataTGATTGGTTAAACATGTTAAAATACaaatagcaaaacaaaaatattcgCTCTTAAGAATCAGAGAAAAATAGGTTTTGAAATTATGAAAGGTCTTTAGATGACAGTAACAGTTAAGATAAGGCTAGGAATTTACAGTTCAggattttttatgaaaaagaaCCACGAGCCAAATCCTGTGTTCAGGTTAGCATCTGTAATTCCAACTTTGGTGAGGGAAAGAGGGTCAGGAGCCACAGGAGCTGGTTCTGGTCAGCCACTGTGCTGGAGCTCAAGAACAGCCTGAGAGGCCTTTGGCTCTGGCCCCTCTTTTACAACCCAGAATCCCAGGAATTGCCACAGACTGCAGGGATTTGAGCACACTGCCAAATTCTGGGTGCTGCATTAGGAAGCAGCTTTTCCTCGTGGCCAAGAGTGTGCTCCCTCCAGGGGGAAGGTCAGGCTGAGTTACTCTGCTCCAAACTGTCCTTTCCCAGCACACAGGTCTGATTGCAGGGTAGATTCACCCACAGTAATTAGAGCTCCAGGTTGGCAAGTGGATCCTGATAGTCAGATAATGTCCTGTCCCTGACACTTGTTCCTCATTGCATCCATGTACTcacttggcagtgctgctgcacctTCCTCTGGCACAGTGAGTGAGGTGCCTCTCACAGCTGCACTGCCCCTGGAGCACAAGTCATTGTTTCTGCTAATTTAATTCATTACTGAAATTCTGTCATCCAGAAGTGGATTTGTCTCAGGGATAGTTGTGGTCTGTCATGAAACATGTAACCAGTTACATGATAAAATACTCATTTACATAAAGCAAGAGTAagatttcattctttcttctgaCAAATAGTCTTAGCACACCTGGAGGCTGATTCAGTGGGCTCAGCAGGTTCACAGCTCTCTGAAAATCAAGGCATTCAGGAGTTTCCTAAATCCACAGTTAGTCTGCCTCTCCTGAGTGCTTAGATAAAATAGCTTTCATCACCTTTTCATCACTTCAGACTCCAGCTGAATCATTACTGCCATGGTATCACAAATAAGCCTCTCAGCCCCTGGAGCCTATACAAGTTTTCAGCAATATTGTGGTGATTTTAACATGTATTTCATTCACAGATTTGCAAAGATAGGGTCAGCATTGGTACAACAATGTCTCAGGAAGGGGGATGTGTCGAGTTTCGGTGACTTGCCCAATGTCTGTTGCAAAACATCGGTGAAACAGAACCCAGGCATTCTTGTACCAGGCTTGATTCAGCAAAGCACTAAACCAAGTGCTGAACTTTGAGCAAGAGCTCAAGCTGTTTGAATGGAGATAGATTTAAGTATCTATATAAATACTTTGCTGGACTGAGTCTTCAACTTTCCACAGCTAATTATTCTTTACAGccatttcagggttttttcatATAGCTCAGCATATCTTTGGATGGcggaaatatttttaaattaatttaataggGTGAACAAATGTCCAAATATTCAAATTTCAGCACTGATTGGTTTGACCACaaactcccaaaaaactcacttccttttcaaaccaggcCTTTTGGCAACTCAAATGTCCATGCACATGTTGGGGACTTTGTCTTGTCTTGTGTTTCTAGATGACCCCAGCAACTCGACAAGAAGTTCTCGGCCTTTACCGCAGGGTTTTGCGAATAGCCAGAACCTGGCAGTCGGCATCAGGACACACAGAGGACACCATGAGGGAGAAGGAGTACATCAGAAATGAAGCCAGAACATTATTCCAAAAAAACAGGAACGTGAGTGTCCTCATGGTGCTGAATTTCCAAATTACTCTTGTCCTGCTCTTTGCACTCTGTGGTTGGAAGCTAAGAGAGGAATGTAAGGGTTCAGTTCCCAAAATTTCATTCACCTTAAATGCTGGTGTATTTGGGTTACAGTTTAAATATCATCCCTGAGAAAACTCAAACCATTTCAGCTCTTCATTAACTACTGTAGAAGTCTAAAAGGtcttttttcagtgaaaaagtgccaagaaaaaattaaattccaaaGATACTGCTTGTGTAATTGAAGCAGCTTTTGATCTTTACAAAGTTAGCTAAGTGTATCATTACCCATGCAATGGCAAACAGAACTCagcagcttctttttttcttttcaaagcagcAATTATTGGcacttcttttaaaagaagcactttaatttttttcttaaggaagAAATTTCAAACCCTGGTAATCAAAGACCCTTCTTGTAATTCAAGATCACAACACTTATTTATATCCCATATTGGTCTGGGATTAAATTGAAGTAATGCAAAAtcaaaaaaatgaatttaagtCATAATTCACACCGCATTTCTCACTTCAAAGAGAGTTTCTGGATAGGATGATAACAGAATGCACACCAAGCAGtgtctttcctttcttccctggTGACCTTGCAGAGTGATGAGCAGATGAGCGTGGTTTTTTCATAGATGTAGTGGTAGTTTACATGTCTATTGTctttttacagagaaaatacCATGTTTGGGTAAAAAACTCCTTCTGCAGCCTCAgtcctcacagcctctgggcgTTAACATTCAGCACCATCAAGCCCAGAACTGCTGAGTCCAGGAAAATACCAATGATGCCTTTTATGggtgtgaaaataaaattcattgtATCCTTGAGTTTGCCAAAAGAAGCTAAGGAAAGCCACATGCTGGGCATCATTTACACTTGAGCTTCCAGTTGCTAATTACTGTACTCCTATAAAACACTTGTTTGTCTGATCATCCCAGGTGACAGATCCAAAGCTGATTAAGCAGTGCATAGAAGAATGTGAGGCAAGAATAGAAATTGGACTTCACTATAACATCCCCTACCCGAGACCTGTGAGTATAAATCACAAAGCCTTCACTGATACCTGCTGAGCTTTCCCTGTACAACACCATCAGTTTCCATCTCTCTCACTGCACTGCATTTTTAGATGAGCTGGCATTTAAATGTATGCTAAAGCAGAGCCAAATGTACATTGAGATGTTCTCTATCTTTCACTGTAAATTGGAGAATTTCTTCTCAAAATAAGGAGTCAAAGTCTAAAGGGAGTTGCATAAACTAAACTCCCAAGGCCTCTGAATATTTAGCCAACCAATGAATATAGAGAAACATGGTAATGGAATCAAATAATAGAAGGGAATGAGAGAATAAAAATACCTAATTACATCTGCCATAGGTACAATAATTTTTTATAGCCTATATTACTGTTAACTGTTCTCCTGGTCACAAATCAGGTTTTATGAAATACCTCTCTGTGTTGCTGCCTCTGAAGAACATGTCTGAGATTACTGAGATGCTGGAATTTGCAGCAAAGTTTTCTAGTGCACCATTCAGTACAGTTTCCTCACTGCCCAGTCACTTCTGTCAGTAATTCTTTATGCTGCCTCCCAGAGAGGCATCCTCTCTACTCCTGTTGATGAGTTTATTTTCACATCTACAGTTCCCTTATCAAGGCAGTCATGGTCCAAATTAAATTGTATCTTTATCAGATGCTTTCCTAGACTATGGTCACTGTTACCATGTTTCACTATACAGAATGGCAGTGCACAGCTGGCAAACAATGTTCCTAGAAATGGGCCTAAAATGGGTGCTCTGCAGTGGTTTCAAAATCCCAAAGGATCTGCTCTCTCAGACAAACTGGATGAttgttatttttcagattctagAAATCTCTACTGCTGCTTTAGTCAGTGCTTTTACTACTATTTGCACCTAAACACCCATCTCACAGGATGACAGCCTCAGCAACAGTAACACCTGACTGCTGCCACCTACAT
Encoded here:
- the LYRM1 gene encoding LYR motif-containing protein 1 translates to MTPATRQEVLGLYRRVLRIARTWQSASGHTEDTMREKEYIRNEARTLFQKNRNVTDPKLIKQCIEECEARIEIGLHYNIPYPRPIHLPPMGLAHKQGRTLRHQEKLRKISKPIYLKSHDEVS